The genomic interval GGTTCGCCGATCAATCCCATCACACGATCTTTGGTCAGGAACTTTGGCTGAATATCGTGCTGGATTTCGCGCGTCAATCGGGTTTCATTTTTACCGTCGCGGCCAATCAGGTATAGCTCCCAATCCGTGCGCGTCATTTTTGAATACACCAACTGCTTGCCGTCTGGCGAAAACGCAGGCGAATCCAATCGGTCAGTGGTTTTCAATAACGTCGCCGCTTCGCCGCCAACGGGTTGCAGCATCAAGCTGTTTTCCTGGCCGGACCGAACAATATATGCGACCGCCGAACCGTCCGCCGCCGCCGTCAATGCGGTTCCATTGATAATGGCTGGTTTACGGCTGGCCAAATCCATCAAGCCGAATTTGTTTGCCGCGAAATTTCCGCCTGGCCCGCCGCCTTGTCTTCCCTGCCCGCCGCCTTGATTTGGCCGGGCGGAATTGTCCATCGCGCGCGGCGTCGGAAACGGATTGGAAAGTGGGATCGCATAGATCAACAGCTTCCCCGAAGCATCAAACGAGGGTTGGATTTTGAATCCGTCGCCGCCGGTTACCGTCGCCGACGACGACGGGTTGACGGCATAAATGTCATTGCGCGCGCTTTCCCCTTCGCTCGCTCCATTGAAATAAACAGTATTTTCGTCCGCGCCAAACACCAGCGAAGACTTCAACAGCCCGGGCGTTGGCAATTCGATTTCCTGTTTGCTCGTTACATCATGCAGCACAATTACGGCGTATTTCGCCTGCAAATAATTCAGGTTTTGCAGAGCGGTAAACCGCGCCGCGCCTTGCGCATCGTCCAATGCGACCTGTGCTTTTTTCAGTTCGTCGTTTTGCGGCAATTTCAGGTATGCAACTTTTTTCCCGGACAGTGAAAACGCCGCGCCGGTTCCGGGCAATTCCGCCAGAACCGATCGGTTGCTTGTGGAAACGACGCGCGTCACCACCGCCGATCCAGTACCGGTTTCGTATGCAACAACGCTGCCATCTGCGCTCATCTTGGGCGAGCGTCCATCCGAAGTAATTTCCGAAGTCACATAAAGTTCGCCGGTTTGCCGGGCGATGGGTTCGACCAATTGATCGCCCGTCGGGCTTTTCACCAATCGCAAATACATCCGCAAGGCGTCGGCATATTTGCCTTCCAGCCAGGCTTCGTTCGCGGCGCGCATATCCGATTCCTGCCCGTGGCTTTGGGTTAGCGGAGCAATCAACAACCCAGCAATTATCAACACAAGAATTTTCTTCATCGTCAGTTCTCTCTGGTAAATAAAATTAATCGTTTTGGCGACCTGATTGCAATTGGTCTATGATGCAGTCGAAAGGAAATTTGAGATGGCAACCATAACTGCAAAACCAATAGCTAACGAACCTATTTCCGTTCGTCAGGCTCACATCCCTGACGATCTTAGCTATATGACAGACACGGAATTTGGGCGAGAAATGGTCACGCTCGCGGCAGAAATCGCCGAAGATCAAGGCACTCGCACCACAGAAGAAATCAATCAGTTGATCAACCGAATGCGTGGTAACGATTCAACCAATGCTCACCTATCTTGACAGCAATGTTTTGGTACAAGCCGCAACCGGAGCAAATCGTAAAATCCAAATGCGCACGTTGGCCATCATCACTGACCCTACCCGCCAATTTGCGTCCAGCCTCTTTTCCCGAATGGAAGTCATCCCATTAGCAATTCACTTTGGTCGCGCTAAATAACAACTTTTTTACGAAGCATTTTTTCGCCATGTACAAATTTGGATTGATCCGGCGGACATTTATGACCACGCTTACCAACTTGCTTGCACCCATGCGCTTGGCGCGATGGATGCCTTTCATCTGGCCGCTGCAAGCTTTGCTTCCGCTGAATTCGTTTCTGCCGAAAAGCCAACCAAGCCACTCTATCGCGCATATCAACAGGCTGTTTCCATTTACTGACACCAATCAATCAAACGGCTGGTCAATCGAGGCGCTTTGTTTGGTGAAAAACTTCGGGCCGTTTTCGGTGATGTACAGGCAATCTTCCAATCGGACGCCGAATTCGCCGTAAATGGCAATCATCGGTTCGTCGCTGAAGCACATGCCGGGTTGCAGTTTGGTTTTGTTGCCGCGCACGAAGTTCGTCCATTCGTGGCCATCCAGGCCGATACCGTGGCCGGTACGATGCGGCAAGCCGGGAACTTTGTAATCGGGGCCGAAGCCTGCGTCAGTGATGACTTTGCGCGCGGCGGCGTCCACCGATTCGCAGGTCGCGCCAGGGTTCGCAGCGGCAAAGGCTGCATCTTGCGCTTTGCGTTCCAGATTCCAGATGTCGCGCTGGCGCTGGGTTGGTTTGCCGAAGACAAAGGTGCGCGTGATGTCCGACGCGTAGCCTTCGACGCTGGTTCCGCCGTCCATCAGGACAATGTCGCCTTCTTTCAACTTTTGCGGCTGAATGCTGCCGTGCGGAAACGCCGAGTATTCGCCAAAGCCGATCAGCGCCGAACCTGTTGCGCCCAGCGCGCGAAACGCCGCACTGACCTGGGCGCCGAAATCATACTGCGTCATACCTTCTTTTAAGCTTGCGGCGGCGGCTTTGAACGCCTGAATCGTGATGTCGTTGGCGCGCTGCATCAACGCGATTTCAGCGGGCGATTTGAAGATTCGACATCCGGCGGTGACTGCATCGGCGCTGACATATTCCAGATGTTTGGCATCCTGGCGAATGCCGTCGAAAAGGAAAAACCGTACGCGCTCCTCCATGCCGATGCGTCCGGTTCTGATTCCGCGATCTTTGAAAATGCCTGTGACAACTTTGTAAGGGCTTTCGTCTTCTTCCCAGGCGCGAATGTCTTTGCCAAACCGAATCAATTCGCGTGCGCGGGCTTCTTCAAACTTCGGCGTGATCCAGGCCAATTCCCCTTTCGCGGGAATGACGGCGGCAAACATGCGCTCGCTGTTTCCCCAACGCACACCCGTGTAATAAAACAGGCTGGAACCACCTTCCAGAAAGATGGCGTCAATTCGGTTTTCCACCATCAATCGCTGCGCTTTTTCGATTCGCGCGCGGCGTTCATCATCGGAAATCGGCGTGACGCCGCCCACAGCCGACGTTCGAGCCTGCGCCAAAACATCGGCATCCGCTCCTGTTTCCAACAAAGCCGCTCCAGCCAGACCGGCGCTTAGCCGCAGAAAATCTCTTCGGTCTACGCACATGAAGTTTGCCTCCGGGAAAGTAAGAGTACAGTTGTGACTTGATACGCAGCGAAGAATAGTTCAGTTACACGGAAGTGGCCAGCACAACGGGCCATACTTTACTGCAACCCTATAATTCAACCGTTGGTCCCCTACGCCAACCGAAAAAATCAAATTCGGGTAAATCGCTGTATCAGTTTCGTTACGGGTGCATATATGTGCTCTTGGTTTCCAAATAAAAAAAGGTGCGGCATTTTCACTTGCCACACCTCACTCTGAATTGGGGCAACTTGAACAGGTGCCCCACGTTCATTTTTACAACCGTTCAGGCCGTTGCCCGCCGACAATCAGATAGCCCAAACGAACATGCGTTCCGGAGCTTTTCGCGTTCTTTTCGCCGGTCACGCGAACCGTCAGCCGATGTTCGCCCGGCGACAATCCGCCAAAGATTTTGGTTCCCAAACGCGGGGAAGCGCTATAAGCGTCCACTTTGCCCACCGGCGCTGTCACCGGTTTGCCGTCAATCAGGCATTCGATCATCCCGGCATCGGCACTGGCGCGAAATGTGATGCCAACAACCGTGCCCTCAAAATAAAACTCGATCAGTGCGTTGGTTTTGTCGCTGGACATCAGCGCCGAAGGCAACGCGCGGTCATTGCTCAGTTCGGTTCGCCAACCGGCTTCCTGCCCCTTGGGCGGACGGATTTCGGCGAAGGCTTTGAATTCGCCGTAATTCATTTCGTCGCTGACCAGCGGCGAAGGCAGCGTTCGCAAAATCGGCGATGCTTCCAGTTTTTCCTGTTCCGCCAAAAACGCAGTGATTGCTTCGGCATACAGCTTATGACCGGCATCGGTCGGATTCACGCCATCTTTCAGGAAAGAAAATTTTCCGACTTCGATCATTGGCCCGATGGTTTCCAGCAAGTTGACGGCAGGAACCTGATAATGCGCCGCGATGGCGTCGTGCCATTCCGCGCGCATCGAATGTTTGGCGTTCGGCGCATAAATCATCACGACTTCCGGCGGCGAAGGCAGAATCAGAAACTGGCGCAACAATCCTTCAATGGCTTTTTTTACCGGCTGCTCTTCGTCCGTGCCTTCGTTGGCGGCAAATTCGACAAACACCAAATCCGGCTTTTGCGCAATCACATCGCGACGGACGCGCATTGCGCCATACAACGAACCGGTCGTTGCCAATCCGGCATTGATTTCCGTGATTTCGGCTTTCGGAAATCGTTGCCGCAACCAGGTTGTAACCAATGCCCGGTAGGAAGTTTTTTCCGGAAAGCTGGCGCCGGTTCCCAGCGTGATCGAACCGCCAATGTAAGCCACAGTCACAGGGCCGCCTCTGCGTAATTTGTTCAGCGCGCGACCGATGTTGCGGCGCGGTTTGTATGCCGAACTTGTGGCGTACGTGCTCGGATTGGAAATGGTGATTTTTCTGTCCTGGACTTCGGCAGGTGGTATGGGGTTTTGTGCGCCAACGCGAGGTTCCTCTTCAGCCAGTGCAGCCTTCGGAGTTGAAGGCCACAACTGACTGAACAGGATTGCGACAAGCAGGAGGAGGTAAATCGAGATTCGTTTGAGCATAGCCAGTTCCCCTTCGCCAGTGTTCGGTCGCCAGCAAAGATACTGACTACTGCCTACTGACTATTTTTTGCAGCCTTTTCTTTCGGCTTCCAAGTTGTCGGTCGAAAGCCGATGTTCATCGCTGAAAAGATTTCATAAATCGCGTCTTCGTCGCCTGCTTCGGCGGCGGTGGTAAGTTCCGCAATGCGACTTTCCAGCCAGGCGAAATCATACTGCAATGGCGGCGCAACGAAAATCTTTTCGTAGCGGGTCATTTCGGCGCCTTCTTCGGCAATCAGCAATTCTTCTTTCAGTTTTTCGCCGGGGCGCAAGCCTTTGAATTCGATATCAATGTCTTCGCCGACCGTCAGGCCCGAAAGCCGGATCATGTCTTTTGCCAGATCAAACACCTTGACCGGTTCGCCCATGTCCAGCAGGAAAATTTCTCCGCGCTGCCCCAACGCGCCCGCTTGAATGATCAACTGCGCGGCTTCGGGGATGGTCATGAAATAGCGTTCGACTTCCGGGTGCGTAATCGTTACCGGGCCGCCGTTTTTGATTTGTTCGCGGAAAATGGGAACGACGCTGCCTCGGCTGCCCAACACATTGCCGAACCGCACGCAGGAATAATGACGGCATTCAGACCTTTTGGCAGACCTTTTGGCATTCAGTTTTACAGCCTGCGCCTGAAACATCAATTCGGCGACGCGTTTGGTTGCCCCCATGATGTTGGTCGGATTGACGGCTTTGTCGGTGGAAACCATCACGCAACGTTCGACGGCAAATTCCGCCGCGCATTCCAACAAACGTTCTGTGCCAACGACGTTATTGAAGATCGCTTCGGCGACATTGCTTTCCATCAACGGTACGTGTTTGTGTGCGGCGGCGTGAAACACGACTTCCGGGCGATGTTTGGCAAATACCTGCCGCATGCGCGTCATCACGCGCAAATCGCAAATAGCCGGAACGATTTCCAGCTTCTTATCGCCACAAACCATCCGCAGTTCACGCTCGGCTTCAAAGACGGAATTTTCGTCCTTGTCCAGCACGATGATCGAAGCCGGATTGAGCGTGGCAATCTGGCGACACAATTCACGGCCAATCGAACCGCCCGCGCCGGTAATCAACACGCGTTTGCCGATGTAAGAACTCTGGCTGGCTTCCAGCCAGGCTTCGACGTTGATCGTGTCGCGCCCCAACAGGTCTTCGATTTCCACCGGGCGCACATTGCTGACCGTCACGTGATTGCCCAGAATTTCATACAACCCCGGAATGATTTTGACGGGAACTTCGGCAACTTCGCACAAATCCAGAATGTGGCGAACGGTTTTTCGGCGCGCATTGGCCATCGTAATGATGACCTGATCCACGTGATGTTTTTTAACCATCTCCGGCAAATCCGCCGTTGCGCCGAACACGGAAATTCCCTGAATCACGGTGCCGAGTTTACCGGGGTCGTCATCAAGAAAACCGCACACCTGCAATCCCAAATCGCGGCGTCGCGTGATTTCGCGCGCGGTCATGATCCCTGCGTCCCCTGCGCCCACCAACAAGGTGCGAAGCCTGACGCCATTGACCTGCGTTTTGGCGCGCGCAACTTTTTCACACACCACGCGCCACGCCAACCGTGCCGCGAGCATGCCGACAGTCGCCAGCAAAAAATTTATGACAATGGTTCCAATTGGAAATACCCACAAACTGCGGCTGTCGGCGATCAGCAATCGCAACCCAAGCATCACCAAGGAAATTACGCCAACCGCCCCGCTCAGATGAACCGAATCCGGGACGCTGACATATCGCCAGACGCGGCGGTACATGCCCAACAGGTAATTGACGCCGATTTGCAGCATCACGACATACGGCAAAGCCAGAACCATGCGTTGCCCGTCCAAACCGGGCGGCCAGCCGTCAAATCGCAGCACGTGCGCCACGATGAACGATGCCAGAACGACAGCCGCATCCACTGCCATCTGTGTGCTGCGACTGAGCATGTAATTTTGCACCCAGTGTTTCATAAACATTTTCGGCAATAGCGCGACGACGCGTTGCAAAAGTTCCGGCTTTGCGGGCGGAGCAAAGACAGATTCGCCGGATGGAGGAAGAAGTTGTTTACTCAAATTCATTCGATTGACCCTTTTTATCGGCCAGTCACTCCGGTAAGTCAGAAAGCAAGATGTCTGTGGCGAGGTGGCAGGCAACGGCGCGCATCTTAGCTTGACCGGAGATAACTGGCAAACAAGCAATGTTTCCCGGTAACTGCCTGGCCGGGCCAGAAATTCATGCGGAACCGGGAGCGGTAGCGACCGGGTGCTTACAGTAACGCGCGCTTCACAAGGAAGCGTGTCGCTATTGCCCCGTTTCGTCTTGCCCGGGCAGTCACATTTTTTCAATTGATCAGTCGCAGGATCGTCCGGGCGAGAATCGTGCAATCGCTCCAAACCGTCGCTTGACGCGAATAGTTCAAATCCATGGCAAGCTTCGCCGGCAAAATCTCCGTGCGGTAATAGTGTTCAGGGTCGGCAGGGTCAGCATGCTGCGAGAGGACTTCGCTTTCGTTGCTGAATTCAATTGTGGCCGGACTGGTGATGCCCGGTCGGTACGCAAGGATTTGCCGTTGTTCGTCGTTGTAACACGCGACGTAACACGGCACTTCGGGGCGCGGTCCGACAATGCTCATTTCGCCTTTCAACACGTTGAAAAGCTGCGGCAATTCATCGAACCGATATTGGCGGAGAAAATGGCCGCTTCGCGTGATTCGTGGGTCGCGGCCAACAGTGATCTGGGTTCCCAACTGTTCGGCTTCCGTCACCATGGTGCGGAATTTCAGGATTCGGAATGGTCGTCCGCCCATTCCAACACGTTCCTGCAAAAAGAAAATCGGGCCGCGCGAATCCAGTTTGATCCAGATGGCGACGGCGACAAATACCGGGAGCAATAGAATCACTGCGGGAATCGCCAGCAGCAAATCCAGAACCCGGCGTGCGGGTGAAGCGGCGCTACGCGTTTGATCGGATAACTTGATTTTTGAAGTTGCAGTAACCATTTCGGGGCGAACCAACAAGCAAAATTTTCAGACACAATTACAGGATGAAAATTTGCTGGGATTATGCGAGTGAATCCTGTTCATCTTGTGAATCCTGTCTACTCTATTGCCGACTGCCGACTGCCGACTCCTCTTCGACCAATTCAAGGCGGCTGCCGGACAAAACATCTTTGGCCGCTTCGATGACGCGCGTTTGATCTTCGTCCGTCATCTTGGTGTACAGCGGCAAACTGACGGCTTGTTCATACGCCCGCCAAGCCGCTGGAAAATCATGCGGTTGCAGGTCGTAGGCTTTTTGCCAGTACGGATGCAGATGCAGCGGGATGAAATGCACGCTACAACCGATGCCGCGCGCAGCCATTTGCTGAATAAACTCTTCGCGGCTGATCCCGGCGGAATCCTTCAGCCGGATTGCGTACAGATGCCAGGAATGCAAATCGCCGTTTTCAGGCTGCGGAGGCAGCGTGATCGGCAAGTTCGCCAGTTCCGAATCATATCGCTCCGCCATCTCCTGCCTTCGTTCCTGAAACGCCCATGCCTTTTTCAATTGTTGCAACCCAATAGACGATGCAATATCGGTCAGGTTGTATTTGAAGCCTGGCGCAATCACTTCGTAATGCCAGGAGGGTTTCGACGAAGTGTATCGGTCAAACGCATCGCGGCTGATGCCGTGCAACCGCATGGCGCGACAACGGTCGGCAATCGCTTCATCGCGGGTGACAATCATTCCGCCTTCGCCGGTGGTGATGGTTTTCGTCGCGTAAAAGCTGAACACCGTCGCGTCCGTGTCCAACGTTCCGACCAGACGATTGTGATAGGTCGAAGGCAACGCGTGAGCGGCATCTTCCAAAATCTTCAATCCATGCCGGCGCGCAATTTCGATGATCGGCTGCATATCGCAAGCCAGTCCGGCGAAGTGAACCGGAATGATAGCTTTGGTGCGTTCGGTGATGGCGCGTTCGATTTTTGCGGGATCAAGGTTGAAGGTTTTCGGATCAATATCCACGAAAACCGGATCGGCGCCCAGATGGCGAACGACTCCGGCGGTGGCGGTGAAGGTATAAGGCGTGGTGATAACTTCGTCGCCCGGTCCGATGCCGAATGCTTCCAGCACCAGATGCAACCCTGCGGTTGCGGAATTGACGGCCAGCGCCTGGATGTCGGAACCGATGAAGTCTGCGAATTCACGTTCAAAGCGGTGGGTTTTCGGTCCGGTCGTCAGCCAGCCGGAGCGCAACGAGTCAACGACTTCTGCAATTTCATCTTCCCCAATATCGGGAAGAGCGAATGGGAGAAAGGTATTCATACGGTGTCAAAATAAAAATAGCGATTGATTTCAAAGGTGGGGTCGAGGCGGGATGCGTTGTTATAGGTTTGGGGCACCAAATACTGCTGAACTGATTAACGACGGGCGAGAATAGACCATAGATTAGAACCTGAAATCAAGCGAATTTTCAGCAACGCCTGGGTACGCAGGCGTCCCCGTCTGCTGTAATCGAAGCGCGAAGCTTCCTTTTTCCAATCTCGTCAGCGATCTGCTAGTCACGTTGCGCCACCATGAAACAAAAAGCTTGACCGTGAGAAAAGCCATACATAAACTCCGTCACGTCCTTCAGAAAACACAGTAATCTGAGCCACGAGCGTCATCCGTGAAATCCCAGCAGTACCCAAACCGCTCCGCCCAAGCCCCAAACGTCAACCGGCTCAGAATTCGCTGAAAAGAGAAACCCGTTTCTCGGTAAAAGAGCCGTTATGACTTTTGCTACCATCGCCGAAACCATCATACCGCGCACATGATAAGGAGATTTATGCCCACTCAATACTTGATGGCAATCGCCATCGGCCCGGTTCAAGAATTCATTGCCACCGCACGCCGTAGCCGCGATCTGTGGTTCGGCTCATGGCTGCTAAGCCAGATGTCAA from Acidobacteriota bacterium carries:
- a CDS encoding aminopeptidase P family protein produces the protein MCVDRRDFLRLSAGLAGAALLETGADADVLAQARTSAVGGVTPISDDERRARIEKAQRLMVENRIDAIFLEGGSSLFYYTGVRWGNSERMFAAVIPAKGELAWITPKFEEARARELIRFGKDIRAWEEDESPYKVVTGIFKDRGIRTGRIGMEERVRFFLFDGIRQDAKHLEYVSADAVTAGCRIFKSPAEIALMQRANDITIQAFKAAAASLKEGMTQYDFGAQVSAAFRALGATGSALIGFGEYSAFPHGSIQPQKLKEGDIVLMDGGTSVEGYASDITRTFVFGKPTQRQRDIWNLERKAQDAAFAAANPGATCESVDAAARKVITDAGFGPDYKVPGLPHRTGHGIGLDGHEWTNFVRGNKTKLQPGMCFSDEPMIAIYGEFGVRLEDCLYITENGPKFFTKQSASIDQPFD
- a CDS encoding polysaccharide biosynthesis protein; amino-acid sequence: MNLSKQLLPPSGESVFAPPAKPELLQRVVALLPKMFMKHWVQNYMLSRSTQMAVDAAVVLASFIVAHVLRFDGWPPGLDGQRMVLALPYVVMLQIGVNYLLGMYRRVWRYVSVPDSVHLSGAVGVISLVMLGLRLLIADSRSLWVFPIGTIVINFLLATVGMLAARLAWRVVCEKVARAKTQVNGVRLRTLLVGAGDAGIMTAREITRRRDLGLQVCGFLDDDPGKLGTVIQGISVFGATADLPEMVKKHHVDQVIITMANARRKTVRHILDLCEVAEVPVKIIPGLYEILGNHVTVSNVRPVEIEDLLGRDTINVEAWLEASQSSYIGKRVLITGAGGSIGRELCRQIATLNPASIIVLDKDENSVFEAERELRMVCGDKKLEIVPAICDLRVMTRMRQVFAKHRPEVVFHAAAHKHVPLMESNVAEAIFNNVVGTERLLECAAEFAVERCVMVSTDKAVNPTNIMGATKRVAELMFQAQAVKLNAKRSAKRSECRHYSCVRFGNVLGSRGSVVPIFREQIKNGGPVTITHPEVERYFMTIPEAAQLIIQAGALGQRGEIFLLDMGEPVKVFDLAKDMIRLSGLTVGEDIDIEFKGLRPGEKLKEELLIAEEGAEMTRYEKIFVAPPLQYDFAWLESRIAELTTAAEAGDEDAIYEIFSAMNIGFRPTTWKPKEKAAKNSQ
- a CDS encoding sugar transferase, which produces MVTATSKIKLSDQTRSAASPARRVLDLLLAIPAVILLLPVFVAVAIWIKLDSRGPIFFLQERVGMGGRPFRILKFRTMVTEAEQLGTQITVGRDPRITRSGHFLRQYRFDELPQLFNVLKGEMSIVGPRPEVPCYVACYNDEQRQILAYRPGITSPATIEFSNESEVLSQHADPADPEHYYRTEILPAKLAMDLNYSRQATVWSDCTILARTILRLIN
- a CDS encoding DegT/DnrJ/EryC1/StrS family aminotransferase, which translates into the protein MNTFLPFALPDIGEDEIAEVVDSLRSGWLTTGPKTHRFEREFADFIGSDIQALAVNSATAGLHLVLEAFGIGPGDEVITTPYTFTATAGVVRHLGADPVFVDIDPKTFNLDPAKIERAITERTKAIIPVHFAGLACDMQPIIEIARRHGLKILEDAAHALPSTYHNRLVGTLDTDATVFSFYATKTITTGEGGMIVTRDEAIADRCRAMRLHGISRDAFDRYTSSKPSWHYEVIAPGFKYNLTDIASSIGLQQLKKAWAFQERRQEMAERYDSELANLPITLPPQPENGDLHSWHLYAIRLKDSAGISREEFIQQMAARGIGCSVHFIPLHLHPYWQKAYDLQPHDFPAAWRAYEQAVSLPLYTKMTDEDQTRVIEAAKDVLSGSRLELVEEESAVGSRQ